Proteins from one Cryptomeria japonica chromosome 4, Sugi_1.0, whole genome shotgun sequence genomic window:
- the LOC131063557 gene encoding cysteine-rich receptor-like protein kinase 44, whose translation MESKTCNNASTYTEWSTYSQNLNTVIDDLSRNAVQGFNTSSSGQSPDTVYGLLQCFGNASVAKCSDCSRQANDVALRNCGNDIGVKVWMDECFLRYDNSNFSSTLDTTFQLLENSNDVSSNVQGFISTTSSLLLNLSQEAYISRFAVGSANYSTSHKVYGLVQCWRDLSIEDCKTCLLQARKELEQCCSPKQGARAMSGSCTVRYESNPFLLDVVESSPSPSPSPLPSSEASSPHPTTSTSLAHAPSETTYEPKSSERCGFPRELGLFQQEQHFIFSLEELAEATENFHENQKLGEGGFGTVYKGRTKDGKEIAVKKLSAKSAQANEQFMNEVKLVANVQHRNLVKLLGCCAEGDERLIVYEYLPNKSLDTFLFDPDNCRLLDWQKRYNIINGIARGLLYLHEDSQMRIIHRDIKANNILLDDKLNPKIADFGLAKLFSDDETHIQTSVAGTYGYMAPEYAMRGRLSVKADVYSFGVLLLEIVSGKKNTDIHVSQGMETLIEWTWRLYRGGNTLEMVDPTISEECPQEQALRCIHVGLVCVQADAKLRPPMSDITVMISNSSITLPIPAKPAFLTRSETSTSGILSVNETSITETNPR comes from the exons ATGGAGAGTAAG ACATGCAATAATGCTTCGACTTACACAGAGTGGAGTACATACTCCCAAAACTTGAATACAGTTATCGATGATCTTTCTCGTAATGCAGTTCAAGGGTTTAACACATCTTCCAGTGGCCAATCTCCCGACACAGTCTATGGTCTGCTCCAGTGTTTTGGTAATGCTTCAGTGGCGAAATGCTCAGATTGTTCAAGACAAGCAAACGATGTTGCTCTAAGAAATTGCGGCAACGACATAGGTGTAAAGGTGTGGATGGATGAGTGTTTCTTGCGCTATGATAACTCCAATTTCAGTTCAACATTAGATACCACCTTTCAGCTGCTGGAGAACTCGAATGATGTCTCAAGCAATGTGCAGGGTTTCATATCCACGACCTCTAGCCTTCTGCTCAATTTGTCTCAAGAAGCGTATATATCTAGATTTGCTGTTGGATCGGCCAACTACTCTACTTCCCATAAGGTGTACGGCCTAGTTCAGTGCTGGAGAGATTTATCCATCGAGGATTGTAAAACCTGTTTGTTGCAAGCAAGGAAAGAATTGGAGCAGTGCTGTTCACCAAAACAAGGAGCTCGGGCTATGTCAGGAAGCTGCACGGTGAGATATGAGAGTAACCCATTTTTGTTGGACGTCGTGGAGTCATCACCATCACCCTCACCTTCACCCTTACCTTCCAGTGAGGCTTCATCACCACATCCCACAACATCCACATCACTAGCCCACGCTCCTTCTGAGACAACATACGAGCCGAAATCAAGTG AGAGGTGTGGATTTCCGCGTGAATTAGGGTTATTTCAACAGGAGCAACATTTTATCTTCAGCTTGGAAGAACTGGCAGAAGCTACTGAAAATTTTCATGAAAATCAAAAGCTGGGAGAAGGTGGTTTTGGTACCGTATACAAG GGGAGAACTAAGGACGGAAAGGAAATAGCAGTGAAAAAACTGTCTGCGAAGTCCGCACAAGCTAATGAACAATTTATGAACGAAGTGAAGCTTGTGGCCAATGTTCAGCACCGAAACCTTGTGAAACTGTTGGGATGTTGTGCTGAGGGAGACGAAAGGCTGATTGTTTATGAGTATTTGCCCAACAAGAGCCTCGACACCTTCCTTTTCG ATCCAGACAATTGTAGACTGTTAGATTGGCAAAAACGTTATAACATTATCAATGGAATTGCTCGTGGTCTTCTCTACCTTCATGAAGATTCGCAGATGAGAATCATTCACAGAGATATTAAAGCAAACAATATTTTGCTCGATGACAAGCTTAATCCAAAGATAGCTGACTTTGGCCTTGCTAAACTTTTTTCTGATGATGAGACACATATCCAAACAAGTGTTGCAGGCACATA TGGTTACATGGCTCCAGAATATGCAATGCGAGGGCGGCTCTCTGTTAAAGCCGATGTTTATAGTTTTGGAGTCCTACTGCTTGAGATTGTCAGCGGAAAGAAAAATACAGATATCCATGTATCCCAAGGGATGGAAACCTTAATAGAATGG ACATGGAGACTATACAGAGGAGGAAATACACTGGAGATGGTGGATCCAACAATATCAGAAGAATGCCCCCAGGAGCAAGCTTTGAGATGCATTCATGTCGGGCTTGTATGCGTTCAAGCTGATGCAAAACTCCGTCCACCCATGTCTGATATTACTGTGATGATCTCAAACAGTTCAATAACGTTGCCCATTCCAGCAAAGCCCGCTTTCCTAACAAGGAGCGAAACTTCTACATCTGGTATTCTTTCAGTAAATGAAACTTCCATCACGGAAACAAATCCTAGGTGA